The DNA region CCCTGCCAGACCCCACGTCCCCCAGGGGAGTATCCACAGCCCCTGTCAGACCCCAAGACCCCAGGGGAGTATCCACAGCCCCCTGTCAGACCCCACGTCCCCCAGGGGAGTATCCACAGCCCCCTGCCAGACCCCACGTCCCCCAGGGGAGTATCCACAGCCCCCTGCCAGACCCCAAGACCCCAGGGGAGTATCCACAGCCCCCGGCCAGACCCCACGTCCCCCAGGGGAGTATCCACAGCCCCCTGCCAGACCCCACGTCCCCCAGGGGAGTATCCACAGCCCCCTGCCAGACCCCACGTCCCCCAGGGGAGTATCCACAGCCCCCTGCCAGACCCCACGTCCCCCAGGGGGATATCCACAGCCCCTGTCAGACCCCACGTCCCCCAGGGGAGTATCCACAGCCTCCTGCCAGACCCCACGTCCCCCAGGGGAGTATCCACAGCCCCCTGCCAGACCCCACGTCCCCCAGGGGAGTATCCACAGCCTCCTGCCAGACCCCACGTCCCCCAGGGGAGTATCCACAGCCCCCTGCCAGACCCCACGTCCCCCAGGGGAGTATCCACAGCCTCCTGCCAGACCCCACGTCCCCCAGGGAAGTATCCACAGCCCCCTGCCAGACCCCACGTCCCCCAGGGGGGTATCCACAGCCTCTGCCAGACCCCACGTCCCCCAGGGGGGTATCCACAGCCCCCTGCCAGACCCCACGTCCCCCAGGGGAGTATCCACAGCCCCCTGCCAGACCCCACATCCCCCAGGGGGGTATCCACAGCCCCCTGCCAGACCCCACGTCCCCCAGGGGGGTATCCACAGCCCCCTGCCAGACCCCACGTCCCCCAGGGAAGTATCCACAGCCCCTCTGCCAGACCCCACGTCCCCCAGGGGGGTATCCACAGCCCCCTGCCAGACCCCACGTCCCCCAGGGGAGTATCCACAGCCTCCTGCCAGACCCCACGTCCCCCAGGGGAGTATCCACAGCCCCCTGCCAGACCCCACGTCCCCCAGGGGAGTATCCACAGCCCCCTGCCAGACCCCACGTCCCCCAGGGGAGTATCCACAGCCCCCTGCCAGACCCCACGTCCCCCAGGGGAGTATCCACAGCCCCCTGCCAGACCCCACGTCCCCCAGGGGAGTATCCACAGCCCCCTGCTGCCTGTcaggtgtggggagggggagcacctgCTCCCCTGTCCCCTAAATAAATGCATCTTTCATTTGAATAGGGGGTGCTGGGGGCATGCTGCTAAACTccagcatgcaaggacctggttcaagcccccaccccacctgcggaACAGAGCTTTAGGTGTCTATCCACCCCCTTAATTTTGGGCTGTCTTGACCTAACAGGTAAACAGACGACGTGTGAAACACAGATGGGAGACGGGTGGCCGGCAGTCACAGCGCAGAAGGGTGTTCGTTCCCAAGACACCAGTGGTCCCGGGTTCCAGCCCAGCACCACCGCCGGTGGGAGGCTCCCCTGCATCTCCGAAACAAGCACACGTCgcggggcagggagacagcacgGCGGTTCTGCGGACTCCTGCCTGCGGCTCAGTctcaggtcccgggttcaagccccgccaacgcacacgcacacgcacacgcacacaggaGGCGGTGGAGTCGAGGggtggggtcaggggtcagggttCGCTCAGGGTCCGTCCCCACCCCCTCGCCCACCTCGGGCCGCGGCCACCAGCAGCTTCAGGGCCCCGTGTTCGCGCACAATGGCGCGCGCGTGCTCGTGCGCGTGTCCGAAGGGGGCGCGCACGTCGTCGTCCAGCGTCATGACGCGCAGGGCCGCGCAGGCCTCGCGCACCACGTCGGGGCGGCTCGCGTGTCGGGCCAGCGCGCCGGTCAGCAGGGGCAGCGCCCCCGCCCGCACCAGCGCCCGCCGGTTGGCCTCGTGCCGCAGCCCCGCGTGCCGCACCCCGCGCAGGGCGGCGCAGGCCAGCGGAGGGTCTCCGGGGTGCGGGGCGTCTCCGGGGTGCGGGGCGTCTCCGGGGTGCGGGGCGTCTCCGGGGTGCGGGGCGTCTCCGGGGTGCGGAGGGTCTCCGGGGTGCGGGGCGTCTCCGGGGTGCGGGGGCTCCGCGGGCTCCAGCGCGCCCAGCAGCAGCCGCAGCCCCGCGCCGTCCAGCAGGTCGGGCTGTCCGTCGGTCAGCGCCGCCAGGGCGCGCAGGGCGGGCAGCAGCAGGCCGGGCAGGGCGGCGGCGGCCAGCAGCGCGGGGTAGGCGCCCCGGCGGGCGGCCAGGCAGCGGCGGCCCAGGTCGCGGCCGCACAGCTCGGCCAGGCGGGCCAGGCGGGCGCCCAGCTCCGGGCTCGGGGTGCAGGGCAGCGGCGCGGCCAGCAGCTCCTGCACGGCGTCCAGGGCCTGCGGGCGGGCGGCTCAGGGTCCGACAGACGGAGGCCTCCCTCCCCGCACCTGCCCACCCGCGGCTCGCACCCGGGGCCCCGGTGGGCTCGGTCAGGCGCGGCTCCCGGCGCGCTGGCTCCCggccctgcctctgcctctgtcgtGCGGACCGAGACGGAAAtggagacggacagagacacagacagagatggagacagacggagatggagatggacagagacggagacagacagagagagatggagacggaCGGAGACGGACGGagatggacagagacacagacagatggagacagacagagatggagacagagacagatagagacggagatggggacagatggagacagacagacggagatggagacagacggagacggagatggacagagacggagacagacggagatggagacagacagacagagagggagatggacagagacagacggacagagatggagacggagacagagacagacagacggagaCAGACACACGGACCATCCTACCTGCAGGACGTCGTGGGCGGGCTCCTGTGGCCCCTGCTCCGTCACTGAGGGCGGCGTCTTGAGGATGCTGCTCAGATCCACCCCTGCGGGCGGGCAGCCGGGCTGTGACCGGAGAAGGACCCTCGCGACCCCCGGCCCCTCcaaccccgccccgcccccgccctacCCTGAGACTCAAACTGCTGCACGGCCTCCTCCAGGGCCTCCTCTGGCCCCATGGCGAACTCCTCCATGTTCTCCCGCACCGCGGCGTCAAAGGTCTCCTGGCTCACGCGCTTCGCCATGGCGCCTCCGGACAAGGGCACGGCCGCTGTCCCCGCTGCTGCGACCCTGGGCTGCAGAGGAGCAGGGAGGTGGCTGGAGGGCGCTTGGTGGCGGGAGCGGGTGATGATGGAAGATAAGTGGCCGggtgagggagccgggcggtagcgcagcgggtgaagcgcaggtggtgcaaagcacaaggaccggcgtgaggatcccggttcgagcccccggctccccacctgcaggggagtcgcttcccaggcggtgaagcaggtctgcaggtgtctgtctttctctccccctctctgtcttcccctcctctctccgtgtctctctgtcctagccaacaacgacatcaataataactacaacaataaaacaacaagggcaacaaaagggaaagaatataataataaaaaaaagaaataaaattttaaaagatttttttttaaaaagtggccggGTGGtgatccaagaggtggtgcagtgggcaaggcatcggactctcaagcataaggtcctgagttcaatcccccgcagcacatggaccagagtgaggcctgactctttctctctctcctagcatttctcatgaatcaataaataaaatttttaaaaaataataaaagaagtggccgggtggtggcacacctggttgagcacccgccacagtgcacaaggtcccgggttcgagcccccggtccccacctgcaggggcaagctttgcgagtggtgaagcagggctgcgggggtctccctgtctccctctcccccttccgcCTCGCTCTCTGGCTGCGTCTGTACACCAAGTGGAGACAGTacgttttttcttttaagattttattgattcatgagaagacaggcggagagagagaaagagccagacgtcactctggtccatgtgctgctggggatcgaactcagggcctcatgcttgagagtccgatgctgtctccaccgcgccacctcccggaccactggtttgttttttgttcttttttaaatagtgcaggtacagtggtccgggaggtggcacggtggatagtgtcggactctcaagcgtgaagtcCCGAGTCGATCCCCGGCCGCACATGGACCAGAGGGATGGAtgtccgtttctctctctcctcctttctcgttCATAAGTTAATAAGAACAGagactttgtttaaaaaaatggttCAGGTACAAATGCAGAGTGGAGGGCGGATAAAGCGAAGAATGTGTGGCTGCCAGTTGTGGGTGCGGGTGGAGGAGAGAACCAAGGGGTGAATACAGGCTGCAGGGGCGGatgagggggtgcagggggaggtgCTGGGTGCAGGGGCAAGTGAGGAGGTGCAGGGGCGGGaggggggtgcagggggaggcgGGGCGCAGGGAgtcggggtgcagggggaggcggggcgcaggggtgggaggggggtgcaggggtgggagggggacgcaggggtgggagggggcgCAGGGAGGGGGGcgcaggggtgggagggggacgcaggggtgggagggggacgcaggggtgggaggggggcgCAGGGGTGGGCGGGGCGCAGGGGTGGGCGGGCGCGCAGGGAGGCGGGGTGCGGAGCCAGGGCCGTGGCCCCACCGCTCACCGTCCCGGGACACGTGGTGGAGGCGCGGCTCCGCTGCCACCCCTTCCGCAGGCCCCGCGCGGGCGCTGTCCGCCGCCGTCCGCCTCCGACCCGGGCGCCgggcgcacgcacgcacgcacgcacgcacgcacgcacgcagcaGCCCCGCCGCCCGCAGACGCCCCGTCCCCGCGCTGGACCCCGCCGCCCCAGCAGCGCCCGGAAGAGGCCGCGCATGCGCACGGGAGTCGAAGGCTGTGCTCGCGGGGCGAGGCGCCGCGGCGGCCGTTGCTCATTTGCATGTCCCCGCCCCGCGCGGCCGGAGCTCAGGCTGAGGGAGGGGGCGGCGGCCGGCGCGGGCCAGGTGAGGGCCcagggtgggtgctgggtgcggGGCGGGACGGGACGCGACGGGACGCGACGGGACGCGACGGGACAGGGGCGCGGAGGGGTTGAGGGGGTCTGAGGCATCTAGGGGCTCAGAGGGGACGATGGTGTGGGGCTGAGGGGACGATGGTGTGGGGCTGAGGGGACGACGGTGTGGGCCTGAGGGGACGATGGTGTGGGGCTGAGGGGACGACGGTGTGGGGGGCTGAGGGGACGATGGTGTGGGGCTGAGGGGACGACGGTGTGGGGGCTGAGGGGACGACGGTGTGGGGGCTGAGGGGACGATGGTGTGGGGCTGAGGGGACGACGGTGTGGGGCTGAGGGGACGACGGTGTGGGGCTGAGGGGACGACGGTGTGGGCCTGAGGGGACGACGGTGTTGGGCTGAGGGGACGACGGTGTGGGGGGCTGAGGGGACGACGGTGTGGGGCTGAGGGGACGATGGTGTGGGGGCTGAGGGGACGACGGTGTGGGGGCTGAGGGGACGACGGTGTGGGGCTGAGGGGACGACGGTGTGGGGCTGAGGGGACGACGGTGTGGGGGGCTGAGGGGACGATGGTGTGGGGCTGAGGGGACGACGGTGTGGGGCTGAGGGGACGACGGTGTGGGGGGCTGAGGGGATGACGGTGTGGGTCTGAGGGGACGACGGTGTGGGGGCTGAGGGGACGACGGTGTGGGGCTGAGGGGACGATGGTGTGGGGCTGAGGGGACGATGGTGTGGGGCTGAGGGGACGATGGTGTGGGGCTGAGGGGACGACGGTGTGGGCCTGAGGGGACGACGGTGTGGGGCTGAGGGGACGACGGTGTGGGGGGCTGAGGGGACGACGGTGTGGGGCTGAGGGGACGACGGTGTGGGGGCTGAGGGGACGACGGTGTGGGGGGCTGAGGGGACGACGGTGTGGGGGCTGAGGGGACGACGGTGTGGGGCTGAGGGGACGACGGTGTGGGGCTGAGGGGACGACGGTGTGGGGGGCTGAGGGGACGATGGTGTGGGGCTGAGGGGACGACGGTGTGGGGCTGAGGGGACGACGGTGTGGGGCTGAGGGGACGACGGTGTGGGCCTGAGGGGACGATGGTGTGGGGCTGAGGGGACGACGGTGTGGGGGGCTGAGGGGACGACGGTGTGGGGCTGAGGGGACGACGGTGTGGGGGCTGAGGGGACGACGGTGTGGGGCTGAGGGGACGACGGTGTGGGGGCTGAGGGGACGACGGTGTGGGGCTGAGGGGACGACGGTGTGGGGGCTGAGGGGACGACGGTGTGGGGGCTGAGGGGACGACGGTGTGGGGCTGAGGGGACGACGGTGTGGGGGCTGAGGGGACGACGGTGTGGGGCTGAGGGGACGATGGTGTGGGGGCTGAGGGGACGACGGTGTGGGGCTGAGGGGACGACGGTGTGGGGCTGAGGGGACGATGGTGTGGGGCTGAGGGGACGATGGTGTGGGGCTGAGGGGACGATGGTGTGGGGCTGAGGGGACGACGGTGTGGGGGCTGAGGGGACGACGGTGTGGGGGGCTGAGGGGACGATGGTGTGGGGGGCTGAGGGGACGATGGTGTGGGGCTGAGGGGACGACGGTGTGGGGGCTGAGGGGACGATGTAGGGGCTGAGGGGACGAtggtgtggggactgagggtCGATGGTGTGGGGGGCTGAGTGGACTTTGGGTGTGGGCGGCTGAGGGGACAATAGGTGCGGGGGTTGAGCGGATGATGGTGTTGGAGGCTGAGGCGTCAGGGGTTGAGCGGCTGAGGCCTCTGGGCAACTTAGTGTTCTGGTGGTCTGAGAGGATCCAGGGCTTGAGCGTTCTGGGGGCTGTGCGCCTGGCTTGGGGCTGAGGTGTTTGGGCTCTGTGGAGTCGGGGTTCTGAGGGGTTGTTGGAGGGGATGAGGTGTTTGGGGGCCGTAGGGCCAGGGGTctgagggctgggggaggggctgaCGTGTTTGGGGGGATTTGAGATCAGAGGTCtgaggggttggggagggggctgACGTGTTTGGGAGGATTTGAGATCAGAGGTCtgaggggttggggaggggctgaggtgtctgtggggtctgggggtctgGAGACCCTGGGGTCTCCTGCTGGTCGCCCCACTCCTGGGGGTGTCTGGCCCACGCACAGGGGCTGCATCTTAGCTGTCGGGGGCCTCCCTGGCCGGTACACGGAGACCTTTCAGAAGCCCGTAGCTGGTTGGGGGTCCTGTTGCCTGGCCACAGGGGCCGCCTTAGGTGAGGGGGTGGCATTATCACCTGGGGTCTCGTCACTGTCAGCAGGTGACGACCGTGCAAGAGCCTGGCCCCCGACTCCCAGGACAGCGCTACCCGCCAGGGCGACCCCAGCACAAAGGCCGTGGGAGCAGCGATTTCGCTTAGAGCCGGGGCAGCGACACCCTCGTGAGTGCAGAGGTGAAGGCCTGGCAACCGGCCTGACCCCTGGTGACTCGGGGCGCTCCTGCCGCCGGGGGCCCCATCTGAGTACCTTCCTTGGGAGCAGCAGTCCTGCAGGAGGCCAGCTCATCCCCGCTGCTGTGCCCGCGCTCCTGCTCACCCCAACTCTCCCGGCTCTTTCACAAGCGGCGCCTCCAGGAAGCCTCTGGAGCCTGCACCGTGACCCGGCCGCCGGTCCCTGCCTGGTGTCTGTCGCCGTGCGTGGGGATATCCCTGGGAGCCACGCCTTCCGGTAGGATTCCCCGGGCTTTGCCGGCTCGGCAGGCAGCGTGGCTCTCGACCCTCCTGCCCGCCCGGCTCGAGTCCACAGTTCTTCCAGCCAGGCTccggctgcccccccccccagtgcccgCGGGGCTGCGTCCACAACCGCAGCGGCAGCCTGGCCGGCCGGCCCTTGCTCTCCCCTCCCCGCCTGCCGGCCCCGGGTCAAGTCTGGACAGGATGAGCCTTGGCCTCGACGGGCCCGACGTCTTCTCGCGGTTCGGGGTGGAGATCATCAAGTGGGCGGGCTTCCACACGGCCGGCGATGACGCGCGCTTCGCCCAGCTCTTCGGGGCCCTGTTCGAGCTGGAGACCGAGACGTGCGCCAAGACGCTGGCCGCCTTCAAGTGCGCGCTGCGGCCCGAGCACCGCGACTTCTGCTTCTGCGCCGTGCAGCTGCTGCGCCACGCCGCCCTGAGGACGCCGCGCGTGGACGGCGAGCTGCTCGACCTGCTGCTGGCAAGCGGCGCCGTGCGCACCAAGCACGGCTTCTTCCAGGTCATCAAGCCCTTCGACAAGTGCGTCATGCGGCTGCAGGAGCGGCTGCTGAAGGGCGTCACGCCGCTGCTCATGGCCTGCAACGCACACGAGCTGAGCGTGAAGGCGCGGGCGCTGGGCGGCGCGCGGGACCTGGCGTTGGCGCTCGACACCACCAACTCGCTGTGCCGCCAGTCCCTGGCACTGCTGGGCCAGACCTTCTCGCTGGCCTCCTCTTTCCGCCAGGAGAAGATCCTGGAGGCCGTGGGGCTGCGGGACGGGGCGCCCTCCCCGGCCGCCTTCCCCAACTTCGAGGACTCGGCCCTGTTCGGGAGGGAGTACCTGGCGCACCTCAAGGCCTGGCTGCTGCGCAGCGGGCGGCCGCTGCGTGTCcgggggtctggcgcccagacgcCCCCCGAGGTTCCCTACGCGGCCGGCGGCGACTGCGGTGAGCCACGCTCCCCTCTGGGCACGGGCTCCCGGGCTGGGTGGAGGCCCCGTGCAGAGGTGGGAGCCCGGCCCAGCCTCCGCGCTCCCCGCCTTCCCTGGAAGAGCCTCCGCCGGCCCCCAGCGAGGAGCGGAGCGCTTCTCTGAGGCCCGCCGACCGGAAGCTCTGTTCCTGAAACCACGGCTCCCCGGCAAGGCCAGGGCTCTGTGGGAGCCCTCGCCTCGACTGGGGGCGCAGCAAGCCGGCCAGGGCGCCCTCAGCCAGCTACAGGGGGCGGGGGGCGCGGCCCCCAGACGCCAGCAGCGAGCTGACTGCTGCAGAGGGGTGGAGGGCCGAGCCCAGGAAAGCCCGCTCCCCCCACAGCCGCCCCCCGCCGGGCCGACCCCAGAGCCGCGGACACCATCGACCAGCTGGTCTCTCGCGTGGTCGCAGGCCGCCTGTCGCCGAGGGATTGGGCGCGGCTCCCGCAGGATCCCGCCTACTGGTAGGTCTCCACCCTCCGGAGGAGGTGCCGTCTCGCAGGGGAGCTGCGGGGCAGGGCGGGGCGGTGGAGTGGGGCTGCAGGGTGGTGGTGACCTGGCCAGGGGGGGAGACAGCTCCAGCCTCGAGCTGCAGCGCATGGCCTCACGGCCTGGGACTGAgacccgtgtgtgtgtgcgtgcgtgcgtgcgtgcgtgcggaGGGAGAGGGTTTCAGGGAGACCGGCCTCACCCGCCCGCAGGTTCCTGCTGGAGCGTGGCAGCCTGGAGTTCCGCTACTACGCGCTGAGGCTGGCGGAGGAGCGGCGGCGCTGCCGGGACCTGCCCCCCGAGGACCGGGAGCGGGCGGCCGCCACGTGCGCCGTGCGCGCCATGCTCTACGCCCGGGCGGTGCGAGCCCTCAAGAGGCGACTGCTCCCCACGCCGAGGCGGGGGCTCCTCCGCACCCGCACCCTGGGGCCCCGCAAGGCCGGCACCCGCACGCAGACGCACCCGGCCCCCGGTGTCCGGCGGAAGCGGCCCCGACTGGCCAGATCCCGAGATGCTCAGGCCTGCCCGGACCCCAGACCTCAGCCCACCTCCCCCTGCCCGGCCCCAGAGGGTGAGTGCCGGGTCGGGGGGCACCAGGCCACGGGGAGGACACGGGCGAGAACCCCTCTGCTCTACAGTTGCCGCCTCGATGACAGCCGACAGGCCAGCCGGGTCCGTGGCGCCAGCAGGCCTTCGGGCCGAGCAGCTGAGCAGCAGAGATGGCACCGACAAGCCCGACCTCTGGTGGGTCGGGGGGCTGTGGGGCCCGGCTCGGCGCCCGGGGCATCCCCCTGGGTCCCCGCACCCGGACACGTGCCCACCTGACGGCGCCCCCGTCCTCCAGGTTCCCGCACGACCGCAGCAGCCCGGCGGCCGTCAGCGAGAAGCTCCTGGGGCTCTGTCCCTCTGGTGCCTTCGCCCTGGCCCCTGGCGGGGAgtctgaggaggaagaggaggaggaggaggggcaggaggggccCGCAGCAGGGGGCTCTGAGGAAGGCGCCCCTGCAGCAGCCCAGGCCACCTCGGGGGGGCGCTACCCCCGGAAGAGGGTCAGCAGCAAGTCCCTGAGGGTCGGCCTGATCCCGGCCCCCAAGAGGCTGTGTCTCGTCCAGGAGCCCGAAGGTGAGGCCCTCCCTCCTCTGGggatcccccttccccttcccctgcacCTGCCCTCccacctctgcctcccctctgccCTGT from Erinaceus europaeus chromosome 23, mEriEur2.1, whole genome shotgun sequence includes:
- the ARMC6 gene encoding armadillo repeat-containing protein 6, whose translation is MAKRVSQETFDAAVRENMEEFAMGPEEALEEAVQQFESQGVDLSSILKTPPSVTEQGPQEPAHDVLQALDAVQELLAAPLPCTPSPELGARLARLAELCGRDLGRRCLAARRGAYPALLAAAALPGLLLPALRALAALTDGQPDLLDGAGLRLLLGALEPAEPPHPGDAPHPGDPPHPGDAPHPGDAPHPGDAPHPGDAPHPGDPPLACAALRGVRHAGLRHEANRRALVRAGALPLLTGALARHASRPDVVREACAALRVMTLDDDVRAPFGHAHEHARAIVREHGALKLLVAAARAHRDQPAVLGELCATLSRLVVRSEFCREVADLGGLAILLDLLGESRHQDLVRQALSALRAVAGDDDVKDTIVRAGGPHCVVGALTRHLASPQVCEQSCGVLCALALRKPEHSLAIVEAGGAQAALQAMKTHPQESGLQSQACLLLRNLAVRSPELSGRILALGAEGLIAQARAAHPACEDAAKAALRDLGCHVELRELWTGQRGDLAP
- the SUGP2 gene encoding SURP and G-patch domain-containing protein 2 isoform X2, with the translated sequence MRTGVEGCARGARRRGGRCSFACPRPARPELRLREGAAAGAGQRRLQEASGACTVTRPPVPAWCLSPCVGISLGATPSGRIPRALPARQAAWLSTLLPARLESTVLPARLRLPPPPVPAGLRPQPQRQPGRPALALPSPPAGPGSSLDRMSLGLDGPDVFSRFGVEIIKWAGFHTAGDDARFAQLFGALFELETETCAKTLAAFKCALRPEHRDFCFCAVQLLRHAALRTPRVDGELLDLLLASGAVRTKHGFFQVIKPFDKCVMRLQERLLKGVTPLLMACNAHELSVKARALGGARDLALALDTTNSLCRQSLALLGQTFSLASSFRQEKILEAVGLRDGAPSPAAFPNFEDSALFGREYLAHLKAWLLRSGRPLRVRGSGAQTPPEVPYAAGGDCAAPRRADPRAADTIDQLVSRVVAGRLSPRDWARLPQDPAYWFLLERGSLEFRYYALRLAEERRRCRDLPPEDRERAAATCAVRAMLYARAVRALKRRLLPTPRRGLLRTRTLGPRKAGTRTQTHPAPGVRRKRPRLARSRDAQACPDPRPQPTSPCPAPEVAASMTADRPAGSVAPAGLRAEQLSSRDGTDKPDLWFPHDRSSPAAVSEKLLGLCPSGAFALAPGGESEEEEEEEEGQEGPAAGGSEEGAPAAAQATSGGRYPRKRVSSKSLRVGLIPAPKRLCLVQEPEVHEPVRIAYDRPRGRPASRKAPKDLEFAQQKLTDQNLGFQMLQKMGWKEGLGLGALGAGIREPVSVGAPSEGAGLGAQGPEQDDDTFDEFRQRMIRVYRHKRAGK
- the SUGP2 gene encoding SURP and G-patch domain-containing protein 2 isoform X1, producing the protein MRTGVEGCARGARRRGGRCSFACPRPARPELRLREGAAAGAGQRRLQEASGACTVTRPPVPAWCLSPCVGISLGATPSGRIPRALPARQAAWLSTLLPARLESTVLPARLRLPPPPVPAGLRPQPQRQPGRPALALPSPPAGPGSSLDRMSLGLDGPDVFSRFGVEIIKWAGFHTAGDDARFAQLFGALFELETETCAKTLAAFKCALRPEHRDFCFCAVQLLRHAALRTPRVDGELLDLLLASGAVRTKHGFFQVIKPFDKCVMRLQERLLKGVTPLLMACNAHELSVKARALGGARDLALALDTTNSLCRQSLALLGQTFSLASSFRQEKILEAVGLRDGAPSPAAFPNFEDSALFGREYLAHLKAWLLRSGRPLRVRGSGAQTPPEVPYAAGGDCAAPRRADPRAADTIDQLVSRVVAGRLSPRDWARLPQDPAYWFLLERGSLEFRYYALRLAEERRRCRDLPPEDRERAAATCAVRAMLYARAVRALKRRLLPTPRRGLLRTRTLGPRKAGTRTQTHPAPGVRRKRPRLARSRDAQACPDPRPQPTSPCPAPEVAASMTADRPAGSVAPAGLRAEQLSSRDGTDKPDLWFPHDRSSPAAVSEKLLGLCPSGAFALAPGGESEEEEEEEEGQEGPAAGGSEEGAPAAAQATSGGRYPRKRVSSKSLRVGLIPAPKRLCLVQEPEGEALPPLGIPLPLPLHLPSHLCLPSALSSSPRAGSHRLRQAPGPACIQEGAQGLGVRTAEADGPEPGLPDAAEDGLEGGPGPGRPGGRHPRACQRVEGRPRRARGWAPRAPSRMTTRSTSSASA
- the SUGP2 gene encoding SURP and G-patch domain-containing protein 2 isoform X3; translated protein: MRTGVEGCARGARRRGGRCSFACPRPARPELRLREGAAAGAGQRRLQEASGACTVTRPPVPAWCLSPCVGISLGATPSGRIPRALPARQAAWLSTLLPARLESTVLPARLRLPPPPVPAGLRPQPQRQPGRPALALPSPPAGPGSSLDRMSLGLDGPDVFSRFGVEIIKWAGFHTAGDDARFAQLFGALFELETETCAKTLAAFKCALRPEHRDFCFCAVQLLRHAALRTPRVDGELLDLLLASGAVRTKHGFFQVIKPFDKCVMRLQERLLKGVTPLLMACNAHELSVKARALGGARDLALALDTTNSLCRQSLALLGQTFSLASSFRQEKILEAVGLRDGAPSPAAFPNFEDSALFGREYLAHLKAWLLRSGRPLRVRGSGAQTPPEVPYAAGGDCAAPRRADPRAADTIDQLVSRVVAGRLSPRDWARLPQDPAYWFLLERGSLEFRYYALRLAEERRRCRDLPPEDRERAAATCAVRAMLYARAVRALKRRLLPTPRRGLLRTRTLGPRKAGTRTQTHPAPGVRRKRPRLARSRDAQACPDPRPQPTSPCPAPEVAASMTADRPAGSVAPAGLRAEQLSSRDGTDKPDLWFPHDRSSPAAVSEKLLGLCPSGAFALAPGGESEEEEEEEEGQEGPAAGGSEEGAPAAAQATSGGRYPRKRVSSKSLRVGLIPAPKRLCLVQEPEGAQGLGVRTAEADGPEPGLPDAAEDGLEGGPGPGRPGGRHPRACQRVEGRPRRARGWAPRAPSRMTTRSTSSASA
- the SUGP2 gene encoding SURP and G-patch domain-containing protein 2 isoform X4 — translated: MRTGVEGCARGARRRGGRCSFACPRPARPELRLREGAAAGAGQRRLQEASGACTVTRPPVPAWCLSPCVGISLGATPSGRIPRALPARQAAWLSTLLPARLESTVLPARLRLPPPPVPAGLRPQPQRQPGRPALALPSPPAGPGSSLDRMSLGLDGPDVFSRFGVEIIKWAGFHTAGDDARFAQLFGALFELETETCAKTLAAFKCALRPEHRDFCFCAVQLLRHAALRTPRVDGELLDLLLASGAVRTKHGFFQVIKPFDKCVMRLQERLLKGVTPLLMACNAHELSVKARALGGARDLALALDTTNSLCRQSLALLGQTFSLASSFRQEKILEAVGLRDGAPSPAAFPNFEDSALFGREYLAHLKAWLLRSGRPLRVRGSGAQTPPEVPYAAGGDCAAPRRADPRAADTIDQLVSRVVAGRLSPRDWARLPQDPAYWFLLERGSLEFRYYALRLAEERRRCRDLPPEDRERAAATCAVRAMLYARAVRALKRRLLPTPRRGLLRTRTLGPRKAGTRTQTHPAPGVRRKRPRLARSRDAQACPDPRPQPTSPCPAPEVAASMTADRPAGSVAPAGLRAEQLSSRDGTDKPDLWFPHDRSSPAAVSEKLLGLCPSGAFALAPGGESEEEEEEEEGQEGPAAGGSEEGAPAAAQATSGGRYPRKRVSSKSLRVGLIPAPKRLCLVQEPEVHEPVRIAYDRPRGRPASRKAPKDLEFAQQKLTDQNLGFQMLQKMGWKEGLGLGALGAGIREPVSV